One region of Nycticebus coucang isolate mNycCou1 chromosome Y, mNycCou1.pri, whole genome shotgun sequence genomic DNA includes:
- the LOC128579153 gene encoding olfactory receptor 7D4-like produces MEAEKHTEVSQFLLMGLSEDPELQPLPSGLFQSMYLVTMLRNLLVILPICSDSHLHTPMYFFLSILSLADICFTSTTIPKMLVNIQTQSKDIYYIGCLTQMYFVMMFGGLDNLLLTVMVCDWFVAICHPLHYMVIMNPYLCGLLVLMPLFIMSLVATVHVLLITRLTSVGTEILHFFCEMAHLLKMTCSDPLVDTIILYVSNVFLGVLSVMRILFSYSQIFSSLMRLSSMAGKYKAFSTCGSHLCVVCLLYGTGLGVYLSSSGTNYSQRTSIASVMYTVVTPMLNPFIYSLSNKHVKGALGRLLIRTASCL; encoded by the coding sequence ATGGAAGCAGAAAAACACACAGAAGTATCACAATTCCTCCTCATGGGCCTCTCAGAAGATCCTGAACTGCAGCCCCTTCCCTCTGGGCTGTTCCAATCCATGTACCTGGTCACAATGCTCAGGAATCTGCTTGTAATCCTGCCCATATGCTCTGACTCTCACCtgcacacccccatgtacttcttcctttccatcctTTCCTTGGCTGACATCTGTTTTACCTCCACCACGATTCCAAAGATGTTAGTGAACATCCAAACGCAAAGCAAAGACATCTACTACATAGGATGCCTCACTCAGATGTATTTTGTAATGATGTTTGGTGGACTGGATAATCTCCTGCTGACTGTGATGGTCTGTGACTGGTTTGTAGCCATCTGCCACCCTCTTCACTATATGGTCATCATGAACCCCTACCTCTGTGGCCTCCTGGTTCTGATGCCTTTATTCATCATGTCTCTGGTTGCCACGGTTCATGTTCTACTGATCACAAGACTGACCTCTGTAGGCACTGAAATTCTacatttcttctgtgaaatggcTCATCTCCTCAAGATGACCTGCTCTGATCCTCTCGTTGATACCATCATATTGTATGTGTCAAATGTGTTTCTGGGGGTGTTATCTGTCATGAGGATCCTATTCTCTTATTCTCAGATATTCTCCTCCTTAATGAGGTTGTCATCCATGGCAGGCAAGTATAAAGCATTTTCCACCTGTGGGTCTCACCTCTGTGTGGTCTGCTTGCTCTATGGAACAGGACTTGGGGTCTACCTGAGTTCTTCTGGGACAAATTATTCCCAGAGAACTTCTATTGCCTCAGTGATGTACACAGTGGTCACCCCCATGCTGAATCCCTTCATCTACAGCCTGAGTAATAAGCATGTGAAGGGGGCCCTGGGAAGACTTCTCATCAGAACAGCCTCTTGCCTGTGA